CTGGTAATGGATAAGATGCAACTTGTTTCATACTGAAATACTAtacttgtcaaaaaaaaaaatgacattaaCTAAAAAAGTAAatcattttgtttcaaactgaACAGACTTAATGTGTAGGAGTGAGGAGTTGTTTTGGATTGGGTGTTGGGAAGGTTGAATGGTTAGAGTATGAGGATTTGTGGTCATTGACCAGTTTGGATGGACAAGATCTTGGTCAATTTAAGGGAGTGGTGACATCAGATAAGAATATGTTTTCTTCCAGATTCACAACAGCAACTGGAAGAAAACCTCCTTTAGGTATGTCTTCCTCCTTTTAGTTAAACATATTTCATGATTTAAGGTATGTATTGAACCAAATGTTGTTGGTAATAATGTGTGAACGTACTTGTCAAAATGTCTTATGATTCTTTTTTTGTGatgctttttgttttcttgtttctcTAATTATGATGAACTTCTCATTGAACATCAAGTAGTGACTCAATTCAATtgtcaaagagaaaaaaataatagaaaacaGCATAGAGTTAGGAGCAGAGtagtttttcttttactttactGACTCCGTTTTCTTTAAGTACTGTAGACTGTAAAGCGAAATTTATATTCCTTCAGTGAATTTGTTGTTCTAATTAGATCCAGAAAAATTGGTGATATAACCTATTCGATGTCTTCTGATGGCGTTGATATTTCATGTACTTGATGCCTTacaaattatatataattaaacatACTTTGTTCCCAAAATGTAATGTATGCGTTGTATTCTGATGCTTGGAACGTTTAACTACATTGTGCTATTACTAGGCATCAAGGAAAGGAAAGTCTAGAATTTTTCCTTAAGATATATGTTATACATTCCTGAATCTTCAATTTTATTATTGGTAGACTATCAAGCTAATCTGTGGTTTCCACTTAGTTGACTAATTTGAAGTTTTGTTGGTTTTTAGCCTGGGAATTTTGTGTCTAGCAGGGTTCAACTAGCTCATTACACCTTATTTGTTGAATGATGGTTGCGTTGTGGCTATTTAAACTTTCCATTGGTTGCATTATGCATGTCATTTCTATTTACATGTGGGTGCTTTGTGTTTGTGATTTTTTCCCTAGATAAAATGTCTGCTTTAACTGGAAGGTAGTTTTCTGTCAAAGATTAACCAAATACTTTGACCTTTCCCCTCTATTCTCTCCCTTACCTTCTAAGACTTGAGCATGGTACCAGAAATAGCTTGGAAGGTCAAAGAAATTCCTGTTGTTTCATGCTTTGCTCTGATGCTGGCATTTGAACGGCCTTTGCAATCGGTGAGAATTTCTTTTCCGCCTTGATGGTATTCTTCAGGCTTTTGCTGATGCAATACAAATATTTATTTGTCCTCTTCCCCTATTCTTTTTGTCTGGTTCGACTCCTATTAGAACATTTCACAAGTCCAAACCTACCATATCTGCTGGAACTTATTTATAACTTCTGGATCATTGATCGTTTTCTCTACTGACTTTCAGATTCCAGTTAAGGGCTTTTCATTCAAGAATTCAGAAAACTTAAGCTGGGCTTTTTGTGACAGTAGCAAGCCTGGGCGTTCAATCACTAGGTACGTGTGAGTTTAAATGTGAGAAGATTACGAATATAACAGTGATTGAGTTTCAAAATCCATTACTACTGTGCTTTTAacgttttctttctctttcattcTGTCTTTATATGAAGTGAACGTTGGGTGCTGCATTCAACAGCACAGTATGCAGAGAACATCATTGCTCAAACAGGGCTTCAAAGGCCTACTAATGCAATACTAGCAAAAGTAGCTGAAGAACTTGTTCAAGAATTTAAAGGCACTGGACTTGATATATCTCAGCTGTTTTTCAAGAAAGCTCACCGATGGTTGGTATTCAAACTCAATTTtaaattgatgatttttttttttttttttaaaaaatggcaGCTTTTGCTGCATAAGATATGGCATGTGGCTGCAATCTCACTCCCCTCTTTTCAAAACGAGCAGAATAATGTTTAAATTAAAGGTAAATTTGTCTTTTCACTTTTtgctacccaaaaaaaaaaaaatttatggatTTGAACAGGAGATCTTGTTCTttcagtttattttttttaaaaaaacttgaGATGATGTCTTCAGAGGCAAAATTTTGAATACAGGCTATAATGTGTGCAATGCACTTAGTAATTTTTCTCCCTAGCGGGCGGAGAAAATGATTTTGATGCGTCTAATCTAGTCGTAGTAACTGCTCCAAACTCGTATTTCTTGCAATGGCATAGATTTTGAGATCTCTTTATGTGACCTTTCAGGAGGGAAGGGAAACTTCTCTTTTAGATGCATTAATTAAAATCCGTGTGAGTGATCAAATGGTTGTTGGGAGTGTGAATGTTCTGGGATTACTCCATTGACCCGATTGACGAAAAATAAGCATATTTtagtttgttttgtttctaCTTCTCATCAGAATGTTTACATTCCAAGAGTGGCTGCGTGCTATTACTTGACAGGGGAAGTGCATTTCCTGCAAAAAGCATAGCAGCAGAGGAGAAGTGTCTCTGGAACGGAAACAGGAGATTAGCAGTGTGCGGTGACTTCTGTGTTAGCCCTAACGTTGAAGGTGCAATACTGAGTGGCATAGCTGCGGCTGCAAAGTTTACTGAACTGCTCGGTTCCTTGTGAGTTAAACATGACTTGACTGGCTGTTGCAATAACAACATAAACTCcgctcatcatcatcatcgacATATGTCTTATATGGCTGAGGCAGGAGAAGAATATTTATTGGAAAGATTGTTCATGTATCTGATTGATCCCACAGAAGATCAGCAGCAGTAATTCCCGTACTCTTGTTGTAATAGTCAATAAATGGATTTTTGGGTAAATATTGCTGATTTTTTGTTCTGTATTCTGGGTTTAAACTAGAAAGATAActgaaaattaggaaaaatgcaaaacattaattttctttttccgatCCTTCCAGTTGGAAGTAACATAATAATCTTTCCGACAACCAATGGCTGATTGACAAATCTGGTGGTTGCTGTGTACTTTGGAAGTGAACACATTGAAAGAGACACCTCAATTTTTgaattatatatgtatatagacacacacacacatatatatatatatatatagatttttttttttttggttggtgcAGAGGGCTTCCATTTTGATAATGCTGTAATGCCATATCCAAAACCAATCCATAAGAGCTATGCCACGTGTGAACATAGCAATCACCAAAGCCAGCAAGATTCTTCCACAAGCGCATATTTCAGCCAACTCTTGCGCTTGAAGGCAGGAGAGATCTTGTCATAACTTGTAAGGAATTTATAGGCAGAGgcggcagcagcagcagcagcaaaagAAATGGCAACCACAGTGATGAGTTCGTTGAGCCTTAAGCCCGCTGTTTTCACAGCTGAGAAATCAGCAGTTAGAGGCCTCCCTTCACTTGCAAGAACCTCAGCTTTCCGAGTGCAAGCCAAAGGCAGGAAGATCAAGACCGACACACCTTATGGTCAGTCTTAATCTCACTACAACTGAATCAGGCGATTAAAGAATTACTACAAGCCCCCTCTAGTTGCTTCACGAAAAGATAGTAAACAGTAGTGTAATTGTTTCTGAACAAATGGTTTCATCATTATTATGTCAAGTGGTTGATTGAGATGGTATTCGGAATGTTATAATAATAGGAATTAGCGGAGGTATGACTTTGAGGGATGGACTCGATGCTTCTGGCAGGAAAGGAAAGgtaaacattattattattactaacTGGTCTAAAAATCAGTGGTCTGTCCTTCTTTACAACCTGCATATGCATCTCTTCCTTTGATTTGATATTCGGGCATTTGTTCAGGGAAAGGGCGTTTACCAATTTGTTGACAAGTATGGTGCCAATGTTGACGGATACAGGTGAGGGTCAAATTTCTTGGCATATGATgatgtaagataaaaaagtgattgaaaaacgCGTTTATGATGATACTAACGATTtaattgttgttgtttttttctttctttttaataacAAACAACTAGTTTATCCAACCACGATATTTCACTATAGAGATACTAACATGTTTTACGTTTGAACAAAATGCAGTCCAATCTACGACACGAAGGACTGGTCTCCAAGCGGTGACGTCTATGTTGGCGGTAAGATTAGCTACCAATTTTACATGAATCCTATAGTGAAGGAGGTGGAGGAGAGTAGAGAATACGACTCTTGATTTTTGAGAATTTATTATAACCTCGTAGACAAGAACATATTATGATCATTCCCCTTCTTAATCCTCATTGATCCTCTTCCCTTTCTTTGGAAAAACAAAGAATATTCTGATGATGAGATGTGATGATCCATTTTGAAATATAATACAGGTAGCACTGGCCTGGCAATCTGGGCAGTTACCCTGGCTGGCATTCTGGCAGGAGGTGCTCTACTGGTTTACAACACCAGTGCTTTGGTACAGTAGACAATTGCCCCTGTAATCCATGTGACATTATAGCTTGTATCCAGGAATTGTTCCCAAAAACATGGATCATATATTTTGTGGGATCAAAACTCGTTTTCAGCTTGTGTCATGTTAAATGTAAGCATACTTTTTTTTACCATGATATTTCTGATGTGTGATTAGCATCTTTTCCTAATTGGTTCAGATGGCATACTTCAGCTGAGTTTACCAACTTTTGATTAATGATTGACATAAAATCTAAATGATCTCTTGCCGCAATTTCGTTAGGCCCTCTTCTCATTGCTCCATTCAGTTGCATATAGGGATTATATAACACAACAACAGCTCAATGCATTTCCAAACTCCAATGAGGGTAGAAGGAAGACGAGACTGTAAAGAAAACTTGCTCACTCAATATCATTAAAAATTTTATGCGAATGTTCAAACTGTCTTTGGAAAGAGGATATGAATATTACAACATGTAACCCTCCCAGCACCCCCTCAATGCCCTCCAAGTCCCAGTAAACTGTACATTCCTCATTAGGGTACTAAACTAAATGAACTTGTTCTTCCCCAAAATTGATGACAAAATACGTCTACATTGTCAAACAAATCTCATATGAGCATGAACTCCAAGTTGTTACTCTCCCCGTCACCTGTAAGCCTTTACCGACTGACGTGAACCGCACCAATTCACATTGTTTTGTCATGGAACAATGTAACCTATGCTCTCAATTCTTCCATCCAATCATCCAGATCTCAGTAACGTGAAGCATTTCATCATTGTCGTTGCATCTCATGGAAAATATCTTCATCTTCATGCTGTGGAGGTGTCAATTTCATGTAAGATGAGCCTACGTGTCCAACTCCCTCTGCCATGGCAGAGCGAACCATCTGCACTCGAAAAATGAAAGTTCATAACATCAGAGTTCTAATAAATGCATGGAAAATGGATACAAATAATGGTATCCTTAGAAGCTCAAAAGGAAATGTGCATTGGCAATTTTTAGGTTCATTTAGACCCAAAGGCAAGGCTGATATTGAATAGGCTTTATTGTGAAAGCAAGGTCATTAGATCAACTCCCAATCCAAGCTGGTGCATCCTTGCTCTCTGCAAGAAAAAGTTATAAAGCTGCTTCCCTTTTCATTTTGCATGGACAAATGATGATCTGCAGTGCTGTTTACTTTTTATTGTTCATCATATTACTGCCGCAAAGCCCAAACAGGGAAACAATCATCTTAGGCACAACATCCCATATATTTGTATATCTATTTCATCTTATGAGCTAATAAATACTACAAACgctttttaagttttattacTTGACATAGCACTCAAGCGTAACAATAAACCAATACATTGTTTGATTAGACATTTTGAATAATCTGCACTTTTCTCCAGAATAATATCCACATTGTGTGAGGAGAGTACATCACCTTCTCTACTTCTTCACTCAGTAAGGGGTTTTCTTTTAAGTACTGTAATGCTCTGTCTCTTCCTTGCCCCAACCTTCGTTAATTATAGAACAGAAAATTGCGGTGAGCCACAATACAAAAATGAAGCCCGTTAAATAACAAGATCCAGTTAAGCTCTTTGAGAATGCAAAACTTTAATGCACTCAAAATCAGACAAACTGAGCTCAATATTGAGCCCAAGCGCTTACTGATACAGTACTATTGAAACCATTGTACAAGACACAGTTGAAAACAATAACAAAAACACGGTATATGTTTAAATCTGATAATCTGATTGTCCTAAAGACTAACATGAGCTGACAGCCAACTTCAAGATGAGAATTGAAGGGCCAGAAGGTGATCTCACTAAATGTCAAAGTCTACCCACTATATTACTAAAACTATTAGTAAGATTGGCGGACCATAGTGCTATCTAGTAAATGATAGGCATCGAATATGGTGACAGAAAGAGTCACTACACTGCTTTTAATTGAATTCAAAACTTCCAGACTTTTCTAACCAAGATAGTAGGATGTCCCAAAATATATACTCTAGCCAGTAAAGAAACAGAAGGGATCATTAAAAGCAATCATGTAATGCATACATCTAAAATGCATCATCGCAACACCATGAAAAAATAAGCAATGGATCTGCCGTGATTGATCATATACCACCTATCCAGCCTATCTAGAACTCAAACAGAAATCAATTGCCAGAATGTCAGAGTAGACATAAAACGCAGATACTAGAAAAGACTTTTGTTCCTATGGCACTTAGAGACAGCAAAATTCATGCAAGAatacaccccccccccccaaaaaaaaaatttttgcagaAGTGATGCCCTTGATGGATGCAAAGTACATACCTCTGATCCGCATAGCTATACCATGAGCCCTTCTTTAGCACAATATCCATTATTTCAGCACAATCCAAAACACAACCCTGCAGATAAATTGAAGATCAGAAGGAAGAGAAAATCTTACACATATAATTTAAGTGCAGTGTGCTGCAAGGCATACCAACTTGCTAACACCCTCTCCGAATATGATTTCAAATTCAGCTTGCTTGTAAGGCCTCGAAACCTACAAAAATGACTACTCAGCTAAATGACAAGCACATTTCAGAGCTGGAAATCCTGAGCAATGCGGCAGTTCATATAGATTCGGAAAACTATTTCAATTGTCAATATTACCTCGAGAAGAAATTAAGCAGGTTGAACATAAGTAAAGCACTATGCCTTAGCTACATGTTAAACCAAGTAAAGCATCATTCCTTAGCTACATTATAACTTTAAGTTCCATAACCAAGCACACATTACAACCATATGGAGGACCAAAATTCGAACAAACTTTTCCAACTCCGAAGTTTATCAGTTCTCTAACAAACTTAATTGCGAGAATGTAAACATATAATCTGAATACAAAGATTTTACTCAAATCAGCAGAACTGCAAATCATGCTAACGCTGGCTTATGAAGGACATTTATCCAACAGCAAATATTATGCACTTCGATTAAGGCAATAGAACAAAAAATATTCACCTTACTCTTTTGAACTCGTACACGAACCTTAAGACCAATCTCTTCATCTCCCTTGACCTGCAACAATAAGTCAGAAAGAACTGGAATAGACAAGGATAATGCACAAATCAGTTGAATAGATTTTGTGCTTACAGACTTTATCTTCCCAATAGGCCGTATCTCAAGTCGAACTGATGCAAAGAACTTCAAAGCAATCCCTCCACTAGTGACTTCAGGGTTTCCATAGTATACACCAATCTGATTAAACCAAGAAGAGATGATAAAATGGAGATGCACAGAATAAATCAAAATGCTGATTGCAAATAAATAATGAGTGCAGCACTATATGAAACTGAACTAGAATTAACCAGTGATACGGATATTTTAGGTGCTTGTAATACTACGGATGCCTAAACTTTGAGAAAAACAGCTATCCATACTGATAACAACTATATGAATTATCTAGAAGACAGCAGTTGTGGTGGTCCCCATCATCCCAGGTCTATGACCAAGGTTACTGAAAGTCAGGAAAACATCAAGGTGAGATGTAATACTCAAACCCGGTGAAGTGCTGTAGCTATGGAATGGGATAGCATCCCCACCTCCTAAACTTTTTggataaagaaaaggaaataccTTGTATCTTATTTGATTCAGGAAAATAAGAGTACATCCAGCTTTTGAAGCATTGCCTGACATTTTACGCAAAGCTTGACTCATAAGCCTTGCCTGCAAACCCATTTGTTGCATTCCAATTTCTCCCTATGCAGAGAAGAATGAACTAAGTAGAAGGCATTGGTGACAAATTATCAGGTTCTAAAGTTGAAAAGAGAAGCATGTTTCTCACTTCTATTTCAGCTCGTGGGGTAAGAGCTGACACTGAATCAATGCAAATGAGATCCACAGCACCAGATCTACACATGCGATCCGCAACTGAGACAAGACATATTTCAACTAAAGTAAGTGCATCTCCACAGCTGAAGCTCAATCATCAGAAAATGTTCGCAAAGGTTTTCATTCTTCCAATGTTAACAAGGGAAAGAAATTACTCTCTAGAGCCATCTCTCCATTATCAGGTTGGCAGACAATCAAATTTTCTACATCTACCCCCAATGCCTTTGAGTAAGCTGGATCAAAAACATGCTCAGCATCGACAAGCATTGCATTACCGCCTAGCTTCTGCAtattcaatttcaaaataacttCATTTGGTCGTAAGGCAGAAAAGAACCCAACATAGAAATATGACCTAATAAAATCATCCCCAGAGCTACCTTCCAAGGGCAACTAAATCACTCTACTTGATTTTTTGAGCAGCTGTTTAATCTTGTATTGTTTTCCAGTTCACTAAACTGGCACTTCAGATATGAAAATAGTAAAATGACTCGCCTTTTCCAGCCTTGATTCCCAACCCCAACCCAAAAAGGGAAAGGGAGAAACCAGCAATGAATGTACATCTGTGATTGTCCCTGCATAGTTCATGTACGTACAGAATAGCAATTTAGATACACAGTGTACCTGTACTTCTGCAATTGCATGGAGTGCAAGAGTGGTCTTTCCACTACTTTCCGGTCCATAAATCTGAGATACAAAATAATTAGAGATGTCAAGAACAAAAATACAATGATTAAGTTAATTAGATGGAAATGACTCAACAATTGCTATCAATTACCAAATAGAAAGTTATACAGGATGCATTCTCTACTGCAATTAATGTGAGAAATTCTACAATTGTCACCACGACACTGCACTTAATACTTATATTAAATTCTGGTTGTATTGCAGTGGTGTGTCATACATGTTCTTGGTAAGTAGAAGCAACATCCATGTGGATGTCATTTACATGTGATggattcttctttttatttttttttgggcaagtATAAGTACTTATATTGATAACCATAGAAGAACACTTGGTAGTGATTTCATCCCTAAAAGAAAGTAACCAGTTATCCTTGACATAAGTCATATACACGAATAATTACCACAGCAATATTAGAtggaaaacagcaaaaaaaagtactaaatgTAAGACCTCCACGATTCTCCCTTTGGGGAGGCCACCACCCAAAGCAATGTCTAATGTCAAGCAGCCACTTGGAAAAGTTTCACTGCAGCCAAAGGAATAGACCAAGATCCTTATATATTTGCAGTAGTCATAGTATTTTGACTCTTCCTTTGTACAGGTAATGTGAGATCAAGATTTGTTTATGAAATAAAAGAACATACACCAAGGCCCCGCCTGCACCGCCAAGTCTTGTAACACTTCCTTTCCCAAATGAGTTGTTTATGTCATTCATTGCTGTTTCCAATGCTTTTTGCTGGAAAAATGTTTTAAGTAATCAAGTTAGCACCAAGCCGTCATTAATCCACATAGTGCAGCAACAGTTTACATCTATACTTTGTCAAGATGAATTGGCAGCATGAGGTTTAAGCACTCCTAAGTCGTTAGTTTTCAAAGCCAACCTTACTCAGAGACCAAGTAATGCTAATTTAGTAGTTTGAAATATTCCATCAGGTAATAAACACTGATGAGAAGCCAAACGCATGATGAGATGGGTTATAGAAAGGACATATGTTTCTAAAATAACCTAGCCCAAAATAGAGAAGCCATTTGACTGTGAAGCAGGTATCTTTCACTTCACCAAGAAGAAAGCAGAGAAAATAATCATTCAGAAAGACAGAATAGCAGAGTATCAAACAAACACAAAAAGAAGCTCATTTTGCCGTACATTTACAATTGTGATAATTTTTAGATATAAAATGAACTCCTTTGTACCCCCAATTTTGCAGCATCAGCTGTAAGGAACAAGAAAGTCTCCCTCTTTCATTTTTAAACGTTGCCACTTTAAAAATGAGAAACGAACTATGATATTCATCtgaaaaaatcaatttttttcttgAGCAAAGAATAGTCTTTTTATCTCGAAAGACTTCCTATTTGAAACTTTTGCCTCCAACCCGCAACATACTAACATTACAGAAGTAAAAGCATttcatttaaagaaaaaaatgaagtagtaaaagagaagaaattttgaGACAGACCCGGTCAAGAAAACGAGGATCAGAGTCAGCAGAAAGAGCTCCATTGACTTTAGCATCATATTCGGAGCGAACCCTTAAAGGTCTGGGGGTTAATTTCTGCTTCATGGGAAGGATAGAAGAGCTCTGAGATACCTGAAGAGATGAACAACTCTTACGAGACAAAGTGTAAAGTGACGAATAATACCTCTTACTAGTATCACTCAAGGATAAAACTTGGGGTTTTATTGAGTAAAAGGTTAACTCCATCACAATAGTCCAATTTAGTCTGGTTTCTTTTACGTATCAAAAATAATACTCCTAGTAAAGATTCTTTCTTTCTGCCAGTGGACTGACACAGAGAGGGGGGTTCATAAGAAGAGCATTGAGCGTTGAAGTTGAGAAGGACGACGTTTATAGAGCGGGGGAGAGGCGCTTGGAGCCTTTCGACTTTGGGGCCTTGAAAGATATCATCGTATCAGAGTTGAGAGATTCCACTGAATATATGGGGCAAAGTCATAAAAGGAGGAAACCATAAGGGTTTTCATGCAATTAAAGCGAAGGGGTACGAGGGAGTAAAAGGTTCACGTATGGtaatagaaaaagaaatagagaaACTAGGAAGTAAATTTTGGGAATTGCAAGAAAACTCTGAAGACAATGGCGGAAGAAACGCCGGAAGGACACCTGGTAGAGTCCATGTCGGCGGAGGAGGAGGCCTCACCCAATAAGAATGATGGGAATGAAGGGACAAGTTCGGAAGAATCTTCACTGGGAAGGTGTCTCTCTACTTTGATCTCTACGATAATTCAAGATTTCGATAACAGAGCTGAACACACTCTTCGCAGCCAAGATCAACTCTCCTTCGCCCTCCATCGTCTTACTGCAGGttcactctttttttctttctactcGCCTTCCCCAT
The DNA window shown above is from Coffea arabica cultivar ET-39 chromosome 5e, Coffea Arabica ET-39 HiFi, whole genome shotgun sequence and carries:
- the LOC113743531 gene encoding uncharacterized protein isoform X1, which translates into the protein MAEETPEGHLVESMSAEEEASPNKNDGNEGTSSEESSLGRCLSTLISTIIQDFDNRAEHTLRSQDQLSFALHRLTAELDQLLDDAPLPFVMQHAARISGVRKRFTSLNSVLKSIQRRIDNIDRTLSAASLQDSVMFITAHCANIE
- the LOC113743531 gene encoding uncharacterized protein isoform X2 yields the protein MAEETPEGHLVESMSAEEEASPNKNDGNEGTSSEESSLGRCLSTLISTIIQDFDNRAEHTLRSQDQLSFALHRLTAELDQLLDDAPLPFVMQHAARISGVRKRFTSLNSVLKSIQRRIDNIDRTLSAASLQEKVLTESGGSH